One Falco biarmicus isolate bFalBia1 chromosome 9, bFalBia1.pri, whole genome shotgun sequence genomic region harbors:
- the AS3MT gene encoding arsenite methyltransferase isoform X1: MATLCGERIHREVQDYYGKELQKSEDLKTNACVTLARPLPKAVRDALERVHEEVVARYYGCGLVIPECLASCRILDLGSGSGRDCYLLSQLVGEQGHVTGIDMTEGQVKVAKKHIAYHMDKFGYRKPNVEFLQGYMEKLGDAGLADESYDIVISNCVINLVPNKKAVLQEAYRVLKPGGEMYFSDVYASQRLSETVRKHRVLWGECLAGALYWRDLYSIAEEVGFTPPCLVSASPITIGDKELESFIGDCHFVSATFRLFKVPGSSQTGPSQVIYNGGIVGHEQELVFDANFTFKQGEVVDVDAEMAAILRSSRFAEEFLIRPGGAYAGAGAPQGSCCKGVKEKICDPFQLLELLAAPGPACHPGGTCGPLGCC; this comes from the exons GATTACTATGGCAAAGAGCTGCAGAAGTCGGAGGACCTGAAAACCAATGCCTGCGTTACCTTGGCCAGGCCTCTTCCTAAGGCGGTGAGAGATGCTTTGGAGCGTGTCCATGAGGAGGTGGTGGCCAG GTACTACGGCTGCGGTCTGGTGATCCCCGAGTGCCTGGCATCATGCCGGATCCTGGACCTGGGCAGCGGCAGTGGCAGAGACTGCTACCTGCTGAGCCAGCTGGTTGGGGAGCAGGGCCACGTCACCGGGATAGACATGACCGAGGGCCAG gTCAAGGTGGCGAAGAAGCACATTGCCTACCACATGGACAAGTTCGGCTACCGAAAGCCAAATGTTGAGTTCCTGCAGGGCTACATGGAGAAGCTGGGTGATGCTGGGCTGGCTGATGAGAGCTACGATATTGTTAT CTCCAACTGCGTGATCAACCTTGTCCCCAACAAGAAGGCCGTGCTGCAGGAGGCCTACCGTGTGCTGAAG cctggaggagagatgTACTTCAGTGATGTCTATGCTAGCCAGCGCCTGAGTGAGACTGTCCGGAAGCACAGGGTTCTGTGGG GGGAGTGCCTGGCAGGAGCTCTGTACTGGAGAGACCTGTACAGCATTGCCGAGGAGGTGGGGTTCACCCCCCCGTGCCTGGTCTCCGCCAGTCCCATCACCATCGGTGACAAGGAGCTGGAGAGCTTCATTG GTGACTGCCACTTCGTCTCTGCGACTTTCCGCCTGTTCAAGGTGCCGGGTAGCAGCCAGACTGGGCCCAGTCAGGTCATCTACAACGGCGGGATCGTGGGGCATGAGCAAGAGCTGGTGTTTGACGCCAATTTCACCTTCAAG caaggagaggtggtggatgtGGATGCTGAGATGGCTGCAATCTTGCGGAGCTCCAGGTTTGCGGAGGAGTTCCTGATCCGACCTGGTGGGGCCTACGCTGGTGCTGGTGCACCGCAGGGCAGCTGTTGCAAGGGGGTGAAG GAGAAGATCTGCGATCccttccagctgctggagctgctcgCAGCCCCAGGTCCTGCCTGCCATCCTGGTGGCACCTGTGGTcccctggggtgctgctga
- the AS3MT gene encoding arsenite methyltransferase isoform X2, whose protein sequence is MLWSVSMRRWWPAPPRYYGCGLVIPECLASCRILDLGSGSGRDCYLLSQLVGEQGHVTGIDMTEGQVKVAKKHIAYHMDKFGYRKPNVEFLQGYMEKLGDAGLADESYDIVISNCVINLVPNKKAVLQEAYRVLKPGGEMYFSDVYASQRLSETVRKHRVLWGECLAGALYWRDLYSIAEEVGFTPPCLVSASPITIGDKELESFIGDCHFVSATFRLFKVPGSSQTGPSQVIYNGGIVGHEQELVFDANFTFKQGEVVDVDAEMAAILRSSRFAEEFLIRPGGAYAGAGAPQGSCCKGVKEKICDPFQLLELLAAPGPACHPGGTCGPLGCC, encoded by the exons ATGCTTTGGAGCGTGTCCATGAGGAGGTGGTGGCCAG CACCCCCCAGGTACTACGGCTGCGGTCTGGTGATCCCCGAGTGCCTGGCATCATGCCGGATCCTGGACCTGGGCAGCGGCAGTGGCAGAGACTGCTACCTGCTGAGCCAGCTGGTTGGGGAGCAGGGCCACGTCACCGGGATAGACATGACCGAGGGCCAG gTCAAGGTGGCGAAGAAGCACATTGCCTACCACATGGACAAGTTCGGCTACCGAAAGCCAAATGTTGAGTTCCTGCAGGGCTACATGGAGAAGCTGGGTGATGCTGGGCTGGCTGATGAGAGCTACGATATTGTTAT CTCCAACTGCGTGATCAACCTTGTCCCCAACAAGAAGGCCGTGCTGCAGGAGGCCTACCGTGTGCTGAAG cctggaggagagatgTACTTCAGTGATGTCTATGCTAGCCAGCGCCTGAGTGAGACTGTCCGGAAGCACAGGGTTCTGTGGG GGGAGTGCCTGGCAGGAGCTCTGTACTGGAGAGACCTGTACAGCATTGCCGAGGAGGTGGGGTTCACCCCCCCGTGCCTGGTCTCCGCCAGTCCCATCACCATCGGTGACAAGGAGCTGGAGAGCTTCATTG GTGACTGCCACTTCGTCTCTGCGACTTTCCGCCTGTTCAAGGTGCCGGGTAGCAGCCAGACTGGGCCCAGTCAGGTCATCTACAACGGCGGGATCGTGGGGCATGAGCAAGAGCTGGTGTTTGACGCCAATTTCACCTTCAAG caaggagaggtggtggatgtGGATGCTGAGATGGCTGCAATCTTGCGGAGCTCCAGGTTTGCGGAGGAGTTCCTGATCCGACCTGGTGGGGCCTACGCTGGTGCTGGTGCACCGCAGGGCAGCTGTTGCAAGGGGGTGAAG GAGAAGATCTGCGATCccttccagctgctggagctgctcgCAGCCCCAGGTCCTGCCTGCCATCCTGGTGGCACCTGTGGTcccctggggtgctgctga